Proteins encoded together in one Microplitis mediator isolate UGA2020A chromosome 7, iyMicMedi2.1, whole genome shotgun sequence window:
- the LOC130672073 gene encoding caspase b-like, whose amino-acid sequence MIDYNDPKRNRRSAKYDETNTFKLFQQLGFRVIRKTNITVNELRKLLTKYSKHSLLDKVDSLFVVISGHGGSSNDENNNSVIELADDQVTCSEVINYFSAENCPSMAGKPKLFIFQACRGLINQRAREHNQNIDNPLMDLDIDKLNNKYAKVKDKVVRNFSDIFVVHSTLPNHPSYRNIKYGSYFIQILCDVFQNYACRYSVQDLLLLIDARMAKLRFGNDINCQTITVKTMGVNKQLYLNPVVNNKPDWALE is encoded by the exons ATGATTGACTATAATGATCCAAAGCGCAATCGAAGATCTGCTAAATATGATGAAAcaaatacatttaaattatttcaacaaCTTGGTTTTCGagttattagaaaaactaatATCACTGTTAAT gagttaagaaaacttttaacaaaatattcaaaacattCATTACTTGATAAAGTAGATTCATTATTTGTCGTAATATCAGGACACGGTGGATCTAgtaatgatgaaaataataatagtgtgATTGAGTTGGCCGATGATCAAGTAACATGCAgtgaagtaattaattatttttcggcTGAAAATTGTCCTAGTATGGCTGGGAAACcgaagttatttatttttcaagcatgcag AGGCCTAATTAATCAAAGAGCTCGAGAACACAatcaaaatattgataatCCTTTAATGGATTTAGATATTGacaaactaaataataaatatgcgAAAGTTAAAGACAAAGTAGTACGtaatttttctgatatttttgTTGTGCACTCAACTTTGCCGAACCATCCGTCGTAtcgtaatataaaatatggcTCCTACTTTATCCAAATACTCTGCgatgtttttcaaaattatgctTGCCGTTATTCAGTACAGGATTTACTGTTACTA ATTGATGCTCGGATGGCAAAATTACGATTCGGTAACGATATTAATTGTCAGACGATTACTGTCAAGACTATGGgagtaaataaacaattatatttaaatcctGTGGTTAATAATAAACCAGATTGGGCTTTAGAATGA
- the LOC130671221 gene encoding cytohesin-1 isoform X2 yields the protein MEAMEGGGFTVEESNKPSNKTKQTSIGRKKFNMDPKKGIEYLIEHNLLAPTPEDVAQFLYKGEGLNKTAIGDYLGERHDFNERVLRAFVELHDFTDLILVQALRQFLWSFRLPGEAQKIDRMMECFAQRYCQLNPNIFTNTDTCYVLSFAIIMLNTSLHNPSVKDKPSVEQFITMNRGINNGGDLPRELLVSLYESIKTEPFKIPEDDGNDLMHTFFNPDKEGWLWKQGGRYKSWKRRWFILNDNCLYYFEYTTDKEPRGIIPLENIQVREVQDRHKPHCFELYAAGSEFIKACKTDSEGKVVEGKHTVYRMSAATDEEKDEWIKCVRQSISHNPFYDMLAARKKKAQKTNLHSKS from the exons ATGGAAGCTATGGAAGGAGGTGGATTCACTGTTGAAGAATCAAATAAGCCgtcaaataaaacaaaacagaCATCAATTGGAcgtaaaaagtttaatatgGACCCAAAGAAGGGTATCGAGTACCTGATTGAGCATAATTTATTAGCACCTACGCCTGAAGACGTCGCCCAATTTCTTTATAAAGGCGagggattaaataaaacagCTATCGGAGATTATTTGGGAGAAAGACATGATTTTAATGAACGTGTATTACGTGCATTTGTTGAACTACACGATTTTACGGATCTCATACTTGTCCAAGCACTCCGACAATTTTTGTGGTCATTCAGATTACCCGGTGAAGCACAAAAAATAGATCGTATGATGGAGTGTTTTGCTCAGAGATACTGTCAACTTaatccaaatatttttacaaatactGATACATGTTATGTATTGAGTTTCGCTATTATTATGCTCAATACTTCTTTGCATAATCCAAGTGTCAAAGACAAACCCAGTGTCGAACAATTTATTACGATGAATCGGGGAATAAACAATGGGGGAGATTTACCACGTGAATTACTTGTT agtttGTACGAAAGTATAAAAACGGAGCCATTTAAAATACCCGAAGACGATGGAAATGATTTAATGCACACGTTTTTCAATCCTGATAAAGAAGGCTGGCTTTGGAAACAAG GCGGACGCTACAAGAGTTGGAAAAGAAGATGGTTCATTCTCAACGACAATTGTCTTTATTACTTTGAGTATACTACTGATAAAGAACCGCGTGGGATTATTCCATTGGAAAATATTCAAGTTAGAGAAGTTCAAGATAGACATAAACCTCATTGCTTTGAACTTTATGCTGCAGGGTCCGAGTTTATTAAAGCGTGTAAAACGGACAGCGAAGGAAAAGTTGTAGAAG gtAAGCATACTGTGTATAGAATGTCTGCTGCAACAGATGAAGAAAAAGACGAATGGATAAAATGTGTAAGACAAAGTATATCACATAATCCATTTTATGATATGTTAGCTGCGCGAAAGAAGAAAGCGCAAAAAACAAATCTTCACTCCAAGAgttaa
- the LOC130672070 gene encoding protein arginine N-methyltransferase 7 has translation MLSKILLNYSKYIKLSKMSIFTQNYDPITGCSVWEEKNPDYDYHQEVARSAFADMLHDHERNEKYYLALQKAIAKKHKQGLKANVLDIGTGTGLLSMMAARCGADTIVACEAFRPMAECAEKIIKNNGFESRIKLIKKKSTEIIVGETGDMKQRANILVTEVFDTELIGEGALPTFKHAHEHLLEKDCIVVPDSGTVWVQVIDSLTVRKWNRVNEIKDPKTGKLLMKPPKSVNECAGSSAVHDIQLSQLPRESFVPLLAPQPIFKFDWSGKVPLIFNEINTLQCNAIACGTAHAVFMWWDLNMDEDKEILLSCAPVWEHPDTKLDINKGLSLEEMTDKLPWRDHWMQAIYYLPEEISIKVNEQITLVGYHDGYSFWFNLPKSNYSKLKFTKSPVCDCSLHIAYSRTRLGQLNDSERNNKYINALKKHITSETTCLCISDGSLIGIAAANLGVKKVILFEPNYLSRRSIECFIEANDLNNKIEIIDSIEQFTCNDDDDKSNYLIIGEPYYANSIFPWDNLRFWYLASTYGNGIKSVPISASIRGVIVQFKDLHHIRAPLGLCEGFDMTTFDKLIVSSSEISDHPVEVHPLWEYTGRALSAPFDVASFSFDQNFDSESRKEFSGQVPILKEGSCNGIALWVDWYLDSELMVSTGPSKPIIAGERITWDMNNRQGVHLLRKIQSVTKQHSVTWFFKYHNQDYQYFDFKSCIKLQ, from the exons atgttatctaaaatacttttaaattattcaaaatacattaaattatcaaaaatgagTATTTTTACCCAAAATTATGATCCCATTACTGGATGTTCTGTTTGGGAGGAAAAAAATCCTGATTATGATTATCATCAAGAAGTTGCACGTTCAGCTTTTGCTGATATGCTACACGATCATGAAAGg aatgaaaaatattatcttGCTTTGCAAAAAGCAATCGCCAAAAAACATAAGCAAGGTTTAAAAGCCAACGTTCTAGATATTGGTACCGGGACAGGTTTGTTATCAATGATGGCAGCTAGATGTGGTGCTGATACAATTGTTGCATGTGAG gcTTTTAGACCAATGGCTGAATGtgctgaaaaaataataaaaaacaacggATTTGAGTCgcgaataaaattaattaaaaaaaaatcaactgaaATAATTGTCGGCGAAACAGGAGATATGAAACAACGAGCAAATATTCTAGTTACTGAAGTATTTGATACCGAGTTAATTGGTGAAGGTGCACTGCCAACATTTAAACACGCCCATGAACATCTTCTAGAG aaagatTGCATTGTAGTGCCCGACAGTGGGACCGTTTGGGTTCAAGTAATCGACAGTTTAACGGTTCGTAAATGGAATCGCgtgaatgaaataaaagatCCAAAGACTGGAAAGTTATTAATGAAACCTCCTAAATCAGTAAATGAATGTGCTGGTTCTTCAGCAGTGCATGATATTCAGCTGAGTCAATTACCAAGAGAATCTTTCGTACCATTATTAGCACCTCagccaatttttaaatttgattggtCAGGAAAAGTTCCTTTGatattcaatgaaataaatactttGCAATGTAATGCTATTGCATGCGGTACTGCACATGCTGTATTTATGTGGTGGGATTTAAATATGGACGAagataaagaaattttattgagttgtGCTCCAGTATGGGAACATCCAGACACTAAATTAGATATTAATAAAGGATTATCTCTAGAGGAAATGACTGATAAACTTCCATGGCGGGATCACTGGATGCAAGCTATTTATTATCTTCCAGaagaaatttcaataaaagtaAACGAACAAATAACTCTCGTTGGTTATCATGATGGATATTCATTTTGGTTTAATTTACCTAAATCAAATtattctaaattaaaatttactaaaagtCCTGTGTGTGATTGTTCACTACATATCGCTTACTCTCGAACTCGACTAGGACAATTAAATGACAGCGAAAGAAATAACAAGTATATAAATGCGTTGAAAAAACACATTACTTCGGAAACTACGTGTCTTTGTATTTCAGATGGTTCATTAATTGGAATCGCTGCTGCTAATCTTGgtgttaaaaaagttattttatttgaaccaAATTATTTATCACGGAGATCTATTGAATGCTTTATAGAAgctaatgatttaaataataaaattgaaataattgactCAATCGAACAATTTACTTGTAATGATGACGATGATAaatcgaattatttaattatcggCGAACCTTATTATGCTAATTCTATTTTCCCATGGGATAATTTAAGATTTTGGTATTTAGCGTCAACTTACGGTAATGGAATTAAGTCCGTACCCATATCAGCGTCTATTCGTGGAGTTATTGTACAATTTAAAGATCTACATCACATTCGTGCTCCACTAGGACTTTGTGAAGGATTTGATATGACAACATTTGATAAGCTGATAGTA tcatctagtgaaataagtgatcaTCCAGTTGAGGTTCATCCACTATGGGAATATACTGGACGTGCACTATCAGCACCGTTTGATGTTGCATCTTTTAGCTTTGACCAAAACTTTGATAGTGAAAGTAGAAAAGAATTCTCTGGACAAGTGCCTATACTTAA AGAAGGATCATGCAATGGAATAGCTTTGTGGGTAGATTGGTACCTAGATTCTGAACTGATGGTATCAACAGGACCATCAAAGCCAATAATTGCTGGAGAAAGAATAACCTGGGACATGAATAACCGGCAAGGTGTTCATCTCTTACGAAAAATCCAAAGTGTCACAAAACAACACTCAGTTACTTGGTTTTTCAAGTATCATAATCAAGATTACCAATACTTTGACTTTAAATCCTGCATTAAATTGCAATGA
- the LOC130672072 gene encoding tRNA-uridine aminocarboxypropyltransferase 2, giving the protein MTEESDDIWKELAEIPADPPEMRDQCSQCRRPITVCWCPGLPKTRLCPQSRLIILQHPAEVKRCLRTAPMLSLSLEQNKCLVFRGKKFSSKHEDLMEILKDKDTILLYPSADAVDINELPKVGVNGQRPYNLVLLDGTWPQAKAIYHSTPYLSQLRACKLVQSMASSYVIRTQPTEGCLSTLESGAFSLAILENQPWYKDAMLGPLHYLCKFQLENGAVTHQSKEFLIKQKTYPKLVGKRLARQLKINSNELHN; this is encoded by the exons ATGACTGAAGAAAGTGATGATATTTGGAAAGAATTAGCCGAAATACCAGCAGATCCACCTGAAATGCGTGATCAATGTTCACAATGCag aAGACCAATTACTGTTTGTTGGTGTCCGGGATTACCTAAAACTCGTTTGTGTCCTCAATCACGACTAATTATTCTCCAACATCCTGCAGAGGTTAAACGGTGTCTTCGCACTGCTCCAATGCTTTCATTGTCTTTAGAGCAAAATAAATGTCTTGTATTTcgtggtaaaaaattttcatcaaaacaTGAAGATcttatggaaattttaaaagacAAAGATACAATACTGCTTTATCCATCAGCTGATGCTGTTGACATAAACGAGCTTCCTAAAGTCGGTGTCAATGGACAAAGACCTTATAATCTTGTTCTACTGGATGGCACTTGGCCTCAAgctaaa gCTATTTATCATTCTACTCCATATTTATCACAACTAAGAGCTTGTAAATTGGTACAAAGTATGGCAAGTAGTTATGTTATAAGGACACAACCAACTGAAGGATGTTTATCTACACTTGAAAGCGGTGCATTTTCACTGGCTATTCTAGAAAACCAACCGTGGTACAAAGATGCAATGCTTGGTCCACTGCATTATCTTTGCAA atTTCAGTTGGAGAATGGAGCAGTGACGCATCAGAGTAAAGAGTTTTTAATCAAACAAAAAACGTATCCTAAATTAGTGGGTAAACGACTAgctagacaattaaaaataaattcaaatgaattgcataattaa
- the LOC130671221 gene encoding cytohesin-1 isoform X1 has protein sequence MWQDLDTLTSSAVNSGSQQVDQFSTTELTPEQQKILIDIRRKKTELLLEIQQLKDELGEVVAEMEAMEGGGFTVEESNKPSNKTKQTSIGRKKFNMDPKKGIEYLIEHNLLAPTPEDVAQFLYKGEGLNKTAIGDYLGERHDFNERVLRAFVELHDFTDLILVQALRQFLWSFRLPGEAQKIDRMMECFAQRYCQLNPNIFTNTDTCYVLSFAIIMLNTSLHNPSVKDKPSVEQFITMNRGINNGGDLPRELLVSLYESIKTEPFKIPEDDGNDLMHTFFNPDKEGWLWKQGGRYKSWKRRWFILNDNCLYYFEYTTDKEPRGIIPLENIQVREVQDRHKPHCFELYAAGSEFIKACKTDSEGKVVEGKHTVYRMSAATDEEKDEWIKCVRQSISHNPFYDMLAARKKKAQKTNLHSKS, from the exons ATGTGGCAGGACTTGGATACTCTGACCAGTTCGGCAGTCAATTCTGGGTCTCAACAAGTTGATCAATTCAGCACGACag AATTAACACCAGAGCAACAAAAAATTCTCATTGACATTCGTCGAAAAAAGACTGAACTACTACTTGAAATTCAg caATTGAAAGATGAACTTGGAGAAGTTGTCGCCGAGATGGAAGCTATGGAAGGAGGTGGATTCACTGTTGAAGAATCAAATAAGCCgtcaaataaaacaaaacagaCATCAATTGGAcgtaaaaagtttaatatgGACCCAAAGAAGGGTATCGAGTACCTGATTGAGCATAATTTATTAGCACCTACGCCTGAAGACGTCGCCCAATTTCTTTATAAAGGCGagggattaaataaaacagCTATCGGAGATTATTTGGGAGAAAGACATGATTTTAATGAACGTGTATTACGTGCATTTGTTGAACTACACGATTTTACGGATCTCATACTTGTCCAAGCACTCCGACAATTTTTGTGGTCATTCAGATTACCCGGTGAAGCACAAAAAATAGATCGTATGATGGAGTGTTTTGCTCAGAGATACTGTCAACTTaatccaaatatttttacaaatactGATACATGTTATGTATTGAGTTTCGCTATTATTATGCTCAATACTTCTTTGCATAATCCAAGTGTCAAAGACAAACCCAGTGTCGAACAATTTATTACGATGAATCGGGGAATAAACAATGGGGGAGATTTACCACGTGAATTACTTGTT agtttGTACGAAAGTATAAAAACGGAGCCATTTAAAATACCCGAAGACGATGGAAATGATTTAATGCACACGTTTTTCAATCCTGATAAAGAAGGCTGGCTTTGGAAACAAG GCGGACGCTACAAGAGTTGGAAAAGAAGATGGTTCATTCTCAACGACAATTGTCTTTATTACTTTGAGTATACTACTGATAAAGAACCGCGTGGGATTATTCCATTGGAAAATATTCAAGTTAGAGAAGTTCAAGATAGACATAAACCTCATTGCTTTGAACTTTATGCTGCAGGGTCCGAGTTTATTAAAGCGTGTAAAACGGACAGCGAAGGAAAAGTTGTAGAAG gtAAGCATACTGTGTATAGAATGTCTGCTGCAACAGATGAAGAAAAAGACGAATGGATAAAATGTGTAAGACAAAGTATATCACATAATCCATTTTATGATATGTTAGCTGCGCGAAAGAAGAAAGCGCAAAAAACAAATCTTCACTCCAAGAgttaa